Proteins encoded together in one Kitasatospora albolonga window:
- a CDS encoding ABC transporter permease, whose translation MSATPEKTPAPVGRTAPDLEPIVPASVRRARLRSVPRWLRRTVGPLLLLALWQVFSATGVLHPDVLASPGTIARAGGDLIADGTLPAAMGVSLQRVAVGLVLGGVVGTALALVSGLSRLGEDLVDATVQMLRTVPWVGLIPLFIIWLGIGEAPKVALIALGVAFHLYLNVYAGIRGVDAQLIEAGESLGLNRWGLIRHVVLPGALPGAMTGLRYSLATAWLALVFGESINADAGIGFLMNQAREFFRTDVIVVCLVVYAFLGLTADVIVRTLERLLLQWRPTFTGQ comes from the coding sequence CTGTCCGCGACTCCGGAGAAGACCCCGGCCCCCGTCGGCCGTACGGCCCCCGATCTGGAGCCGATCGTCCCCGCGTCCGTACGCCGGGCGCGGCTGCGGTCCGTGCCCCGGTGGCTGCGGCGTACCGTGGGGCCGTTGCTGCTGCTCGCGCTCTGGCAGGTGTTCAGCGCCACGGGGGTCCTGCACCCGGACGTGCTCGCGTCGCCGGGAACCATCGCCCGTGCCGGGGGCGATCTGATCGCCGACGGGACCCTTCCGGCCGCCATGGGCGTGTCGCTCCAGCGGGTGGCCGTGGGGCTGGTGCTCGGCGGGGTCGTCGGGACGGCGCTCGCGCTGGTCTCGGGGCTCTCGCGGCTCGGTGAGGACCTGGTCGACGCGACCGTACAGATGCTGCGCACGGTCCCCTGGGTGGGGCTGATCCCGCTGTTCATCATCTGGCTCGGGATCGGTGAGGCTCCGAAGGTCGCGCTCATCGCGCTCGGCGTCGCCTTCCATCTGTATCTGAACGTGTACGCGGGGATTCGCGGCGTGGACGCCCAACTCATCGAGGCCGGTGAGTCGTTGGGGCTCAATCGATGGGGGCTCATCCGTCATGTGGTGCTGCCGGGGGCGTTGCCCGGGGCGATGACCGGGCTGCGCTACTCCCTCGCCACCGCCTGGCTCGCGCTCGTCTTCGGCGAGTCCATCAACGCCGACGCCGGGATCGGGTTCCTGATGAACCAGGCCCGGGAGTTCTTCCGGACCGACGTGATCGTGGTCTGCCTCGTCGTGTACGCCTTCCTCGGCCTCACCGCCGACGTCATCGTCCGGACCCTCGAAAGGCTGCTGCTGCAATGGCGACCGACCTTCACCGGCCAGTGA
- a CDS encoding sulfonate ABC transporter ATP-binding protein: MATDLHRPVTAPVPSPGGESEAAVRVEGLTRAFDGRAVIDGLDLTLKAGEFTALLGRSGCGKSTLLRVLAGLDREIAGTVLVPRRRAVAFQAPRLMPWKRVWRNVLLGLPGKPERALAEKALAEVGLTDRAGAWPKTLSGGEAQRASLARALVREPDLLLLDEPFGALDALTRIKAQQLVAELWQRRGCAVLLVTHDVDEALLLADRVLVMREGGIAYDTAVGLDRPRGVGAPGFAALRSRLLSELGVEGGDVESRDARGGDAGSRELRGGDVEGALADAQPEAPAAAPAKAL; encoded by the coding sequence ATGGCGACCGACCTTCACCGGCCAGTGACCGCCCCGGTCCCCTCCCCCGGCGGGGAGTCCGAAGCCGCCGTACGGGTCGAAGGGCTCACCCGGGCCTTCGACGGGCGTGCTGTGATCGACGGGCTCGATCTCACCTTGAAAGCCGGGGAGTTCACCGCTCTGCTGGGGCGCAGCGGGTGCGGCAAGTCGACCCTGTTGCGGGTGCTGGCCGGGCTGGACCGGGAGATAGCGGGGACCGTGCTGGTGCCCCGGCGTCGCGCCGTCGCCTTCCAGGCGCCGCGCCTGATGCCCTGGAAGCGGGTCTGGCGCAACGTTCTGCTGGGGCTGCCGGGGAAACCCGAACGGGCCCTGGCGGAGAAGGCGTTGGCCGAGGTCGGGCTGACCGACCGGGCCGGTGCCTGGCCCAAGACACTCTCCGGCGGCGAGGCCCAACGCGCTTCTCTGGCGCGTGCGTTGGTACGGGAGCCCGATCTGCTCCTGCTCGACGAGCCGTTCGGCGCGCTGGACGCCCTGACCCGGATCAAGGCGCAGCAGCTCGTGGCGGAGCTCTGGCAGCGACGCGGCTGCGCGGTCCTGCTGGTCACCCATGACGTGGACGAGGCCCTGCTGCTGGCGGACCGGGTGCTGGTGATGCGGGAGGGCGGGATCGCGTACGACACAGCCGTCGGCCTGGACCGCCCGCGCGGTGTCGGCGCCCCCGGTTTCGCCGCCCTGCGCTCGCGGCTGCTCAGCGAACTGGGCGTCGAGGGCGGTGACGTTGAGAGCCGTGACGCCCGGGGCGGCGACGCCGGGAGCCGTGAGCTCCGGGGCGGTGATGTCGAGGGCGCCTTGGCCGACGCGCAGCCGGAAGCGCCCGCCGCCGCCCCGGCCAAGGCCCTCTGA
- a CDS encoding ABC transporter substrate-binding protein produces MKRRTLPALLLPLTLLLAACGGGASSAGAGSSTDGKGSVTLNIGDQKGGYEAILRASGELDDLDYRIKWSTFTSGPPLLEAVSAGAVDIGGVGNTPPVFAAGSDSNIVVVGASHGSSAGEAIVVPKDSPLRKPEQLKGSSIAVAQGSSAHFQLVASLRKAGLSITDVKLNYLQPADALAAFSRGKVDAWAIWDPYTSQILRAGNARVLTTGEGVVNGLGFQVASPASLKDQQKSKAIGDLLVRLERAQNWVFEHPEEWAKVWAKETGLPYEVALDAVKRSYGTRVPVAIDEAAIASEQEIADTFAELKLIPRKFDFEDYVDTRFNRDLPASTTAPRSYGKVSS; encoded by the coding sequence ATGAAACGCCGTACCCTGCCCGCCCTGCTCCTCCCGCTCACCCTGCTCCTCGCCGCCTGCGGCGGTGGTGCCTCGTCCGCGGGGGCGGGGAGCAGCACCGACGGAAAGGGCAGCGTCACGCTCAACATCGGTGACCAGAAGGGGGGTTACGAGGCCATCCTGCGGGCCTCCGGAGAGCTCGACGACCTCGACTACCGCATCAAGTGGTCCACCTTCACCTCCGGCCCACCGCTGCTGGAGGCCGTGAGCGCGGGGGCCGTGGACATCGGGGGCGTGGGCAACACGCCGCCCGTCTTCGCCGCCGGGTCGGACTCGAACATCGTCGTCGTGGGCGCCAGTCACGGTTCGTCGGCCGGTGAGGCCATCGTCGTACCGAAGGACTCGCCGCTCAGGAAGCCCGAGCAGCTCAAGGGCAGCTCCATCGCCGTGGCGCAGGGCAGTTCGGCCCACTTCCAGCTGGTCGCCTCGCTCAGGAAGGCCGGTCTCTCCATCACGGACGTGAAGCTCAACTATCTGCAACCGGCCGACGCGCTCGCCGCGTTCAGCCGGGGGAAGGTCGACGCGTGGGCGATCTGGGACCCGTACACCTCGCAGATCCTGCGGGCCGGGAACGCCCGGGTGCTGACCACCGGTGAGGGGGTGGTCAACGGCCTCGGTTTCCAGGTCGCTTCGCCCGCCTCGCTCAAGGACCAGCAGAAGTCGAAGGCCATCGGTGATCTGCTCGTCCGGCTGGAGCGGGCGCAGAACTGGGTCTTCGAGCACCCGGAGGAGTGGGCCAAGGTGTGGGCGAAGGAGACCGGGCTCCCCTACGAGGTGGCGCTGGACGCCGTGAAGCGCAGCTACGGCACCCGCGTCCCCGTGGCGATCGACGAAGCCGCCATCGCCTCCGAGCAGGAGATCGCCGACACCTTCGCCGAACTCAAGCTGATCCCGAGGAAGTTCGACTTCGAGGACTACGTCGACACCCGCTTCAACCGGGATCTTCCCGCCTCCACCACCGCACCCCGCTCGTACGGAAAGGTCTCGTCGTGA
- a CDS encoding alkanesulfonate monooxygenase (catalyzes the release of sulfite from alkanesulfonates) — protein MNVHLHWFLPTGGDGRTLVDRHAYTDGGIRRDRITPVSGVRAPDIEYLAQIAKAAEQLGFEAVLTPTGTWCEDAWLTTVALAQHTERLKFLVAFRPGVISPVLAAQMAATYQRITRGRLLLNVVTGGDSTEQRRFGDHLDHDRRYARTAEFLSVVRGAWSGQPYDFDGEHYQVEGGLTALPPDPLPEVFFGGSSAAAGPVAAAHADVYLTWGEPPAAVKEKIDWIRGLAEEQGRTVRFGIRLHTISRDSSAEAWATADRLLGGLDADTIAAAQQALGRSESVGQQRMLALHGGSREKLEIAPNLWAGVGLVRGGAGTALVGSHAEVADRIEEYHALGVEHFVLSGYPHLEEAYWFGEGVTPELARRGLLSTVPASPLLGAPGHGDGRAAPGSGGVPLLVAGGR, from the coding sequence GTGAACGTACATCTGCACTGGTTCCTGCCCACCGGAGGTGACGGCCGGACGCTCGTGGACCGGCACGCGTACACCGACGGCGGGATCAGGCGCGACCGGATCACCCCGGTGAGCGGGGTGCGCGCGCCGGACATCGAGTATCTGGCGCAGATCGCCAAGGCGGCCGAACAGCTGGGTTTCGAGGCCGTGTTGACGCCGACCGGTACGTGGTGCGAGGACGCCTGGCTGACCACGGTGGCGCTCGCTCAGCACACCGAGCGGCTGAAGTTCCTGGTGGCGTTCCGGCCGGGGGTCATCTCGCCGGTGCTCGCCGCCCAGATGGCCGCCACCTATCAGCGGATCACCCGGGGGCGGCTGCTGCTCAACGTGGTGACCGGGGGCGATTCGACCGAACAGCGGCGGTTCGGGGACCACTTGGACCACGACCGGCGTTACGCGCGCACGGCGGAGTTCCTGTCGGTGGTGCGGGGTGCGTGGAGCGGGCAGCCGTACGACTTCGACGGTGAGCACTACCAGGTGGAGGGCGGGCTGACCGCGCTGCCGCCGGACCCGCTGCCGGAGGTCTTCTTCGGCGGGTCGTCGGCCGCCGCCGGTCCGGTGGCAGCGGCCCATGCCGATGTCTATCTGACCTGGGGCGAGCCGCCGGCGGCGGTGAAGGAGAAGATCGACTGGATTCGCGGACTGGCCGAGGAGCAGGGGCGTACGGTCCGGTTCGGTATCCGGCTGCACACCATTTCGCGGGATTCGTCGGCCGAGGCGTGGGCCACCGCCGACCGGCTGCTGGGCGGCCTGGACGCGGACACGATCGCGGCGGCGCAGCAGGCGCTGGGGCGGAGCGAGTCGGTCGGGCAGCAGCGGATGCTGGCGCTGCACGGCGGTTCGCGGGAGAAGCTGGAGATCGCGCCGAACCTCTGGGCGGGCGTCGGCCTGGTGCGGGGCGGGGCCGGGACCGCGCTGGTGGGCAGCCACGCCGAGGTGGCGGACCGGATCGAGGAGTACCACGCGCTGGGGGTGGAGCACTTCGTGCTCTCGGGCTATCCGCATCTGGAGGAGGCGTACTGGTTCGGCGAGGGCGTGACGCCCGAGCTGGCCCGGCGCGGGCTGCTGTCGACCGTGCCCGCCTCTCCGTTGCTGGGGGCGCCGGGCCACGGGGACGGCCGCGCGGCTCCGGGGTCCGGTGGAGTGCCGTTGCTGGTCGCGGGCGGGCGCTGA
- a CDS encoding pyridine nucleotide-disulfide oxidoreductase — MNINGVRELDVVVIGAGQAGLSAAHHLSRVGLEPDRDFVVLDHAPRPGGAWQFRWPSLTYGKVHGMHALPGMELTGADPDRPSSEVIGEYFTAYEDRFGLRVHRPVEVSAVREGSGGRLLVETSEGAYAPRALINATGTWDRPFWPRYPGQETFRGRQLHTVNYPGPEEFAGLRVVVVGGGASGTQHLMEIAEYAAETFWVTRREPVFREGPFTEEWGRAAVAMVDERVRNGLPPQSVVSVTGLPVNDAVRRAREQGLLDRLPMFDRITPTGVAWDDGRTVEADVILWATGFRPAVDHLAPLKLREPGGGIRAENTRAVRDGRVHLVGYGPSASTIGANRAGRAAVRSVLRLLKSGDGRRNVEEKAAAVV; from the coding sequence GTGAACATTAATGGGGTGCGTGAACTGGACGTGGTCGTCATCGGCGCCGGGCAGGCGGGGCTGTCCGCCGCCCACCACCTGAGCCGCGTCGGTCTGGAACCGGACCGCGACTTCGTGGTGCTGGACCACGCGCCCCGGCCGGGCGGCGCCTGGCAGTTCCGCTGGCCCTCGCTGACGTACGGCAAGGTCCACGGGATGCACGCGCTGCCGGGCATGGAGCTGACCGGCGCGGACCCCGACCGGCCCTCGTCCGAGGTGATCGGCGAGTACTTCACGGCGTACGAGGACCGCTTCGGCCTGCGGGTCCACCGGCCCGTCGAGGTCAGCGCCGTACGGGAGGGGAGCGGCGGGCGGCTGCTCGTGGAGACGTCCGAGGGGGCGTACGCCCCGCGCGCGCTGATCAACGCGACCGGCACCTGGGACCGGCCGTTCTGGCCGCGCTACCCGGGGCAGGAGACGTTCCGGGGGCGGCAGCTGCACACGGTGAACTATCCGGGGCCGGAGGAGTTCGCGGGGCTGCGCGTCGTCGTGGTCGGGGGCGGTGCCTCCGGTACGCAGCATCTGATGGAGATCGCGGAGTACGCCGCCGAGACCTTCTGGGTGACCCGGCGCGAGCCGGTCTTCCGCGAGGGGCCGTTCACCGAGGAGTGGGGGCGGGCCGCCGTGGCGATGGTCGACGAGCGGGTGCGCAACGGGCTGCCGCCGCAGAGCGTGGTCAGCGTGACCGGGCTGCCGGTCAACGACGCCGTGCGGCGCGCCCGTGAGCAGGGGCTGCTCGACCGGCTGCCGATGTTCGACCGGATCACGCCGACTGGGGTGGCCTGGGACGACGGCCGCACGGTCGAGGCGGACGTGATCCTCTGGGCGACCGGCTTCCGGCCCGCCGTGGACCACCTGGCCCCGCTGAAGCTGCGTGAGCCGGGCGGTGGCATCCGGGCCGAGAACACCCGTGCCGTACGGGACGGACGCGTCCACCTGGTCGGGTACGGGCCGTCCGCCAGCACCATCGGCGCCAACCGGGCGGGGCGCGCCGCCGTCCGGTCGGTGCTGCGGCTGCTCAAGAGCGGGGACGGCCGGCGGAACGTCGAGGAGAAGGCCGCGGCGGTCGTCTGA
- a CDS encoding aminodeoxychorismate lyase, translating into MVNESPDARPRRRLRPTRRGKIVLVVAALLVVSAAVLIPLSLLGPEKKEKKQERPQSTLVIPEGWRASQVYTAVDRELGLKSGSTQKTVPTVDLGLPDQAEGNPEGYLFPATYPVDSTTTPASLLRYMADTARKRFGADHITAGAQRNNVTVYETATIASIVQAEADTASDMGKVARVVYNRLLKDMPLQMDSTINYALKRSTLDTTTADTRLDSPYNSYVRKGLPPTPIGNPGEEAMRAAVTPTPGPWLYFVTVAPGDTRFTDSYDEQQRNVEEFNRNRRAATG; encoded by the coding sequence ATGGTGAACGAGTCCCCGGACGCCCGTCCCCGTCGCAGACTCCGCCCGACCCGCCGCGGGAAGATCGTCCTGGTCGTCGCGGCGCTGCTCGTCGTGTCGGCCGCCGTGCTGATCCCGCTCTCCCTGCTCGGCCCGGAGAAGAAGGAGAAGAAGCAGGAGCGCCCGCAGAGCACCCTGGTGATCCCGGAGGGCTGGCGCGCATCGCAGGTGTACACCGCCGTCGACCGGGAGCTCGGCCTGAAGTCCGGCTCCACGCAGAAGACCGTGCCGACGGTGGACCTCGGGCTGCCGGACCAGGCCGAGGGCAACCCCGAGGGGTACCTCTTCCCGGCCACGTATCCGGTCGACTCCACGACCACGCCCGCGAGCCTCCTGCGCTACATGGCGGACACCGCCCGCAAGCGGTTCGGCGCCGACCACATCACCGCCGGAGCGCAGCGGAACAACGTCACGGTCTACGAGACGGCCACCATCGCCAGCATCGTCCAGGCCGAGGCCGACACCGCCTCCGACATGGGCAAGGTCGCCCGGGTCGTCTACAACCGGCTGCTCAAGGACATGCCGTTGCAGATGGACTCCACCATCAACTACGCCCTCAAGCGCTCCACCCTGGACACCACGACCGCCGACACCCGGCTGGACAGCCCGTACAACAGCTACGTACGCAAGGGGCTGCCGCCGACCCCCATCGGCAACCCGGGGGAGGAGGCCATGCGCGCCGCGGTCACCCCCACGCCCGGCCCCTGGCTCTACTTCGTCACGGTCGCGCCCGGGGACACCCGGTTCACCGACAGCTACGACGAACAGCAGAGAAACGTCGAGGAGTTCAACCGCAACCGCCGCGCCGCCACGGGCTGA
- a CDS encoding multidrug ABC transporter ATP-binding protein, whose product MKPDESTWTPPPDAAPDRSPGEVRRILRLFRPYRGRLAVVGLLVGASSLVSVASPFLLREILDTAIPQGRTGLLTLLALGMVLTAVLNSVFGVLQTLISTTVGQRVMHDLRTAVYAQLQRMPLAFFTRTRTGEVQSRIANDIGGMQATVTSTATSLVSNLTAVIATVVAMLALDWRLTVVSLLLLPVFVAISRRVGRERKRITTQRQKQMAAMAATVTESLSVSGILLGRTMGRSDSLTKGFTEESERLVDLEVRSSMAGRWRMAVIGIVMAAMPAVIYWFAGLTAPPGSTAVSIGTLVAFVTLQQGLFRPAVSLLSTGVQMQTSLALFQRIFEYLDLTVDITEPEKPVRLEKIRGEIAFENVDFRYDATSGPALSAIDVTVPAGHSLAVVGPTGSGKSTLSYLVPRLYDVTGGRVTLDGVDVRDLDFDTLARAVGVVSQETYLFHASVADNLRFAKPGATDEEIEAAARAAQIHDHIASLPDGYDTLVGERGYRFSGGEKQRLAIARTILRDPPVLILDEATSALDTRTEHAVQEAIDALSEGRTTLTIAHRLSTVRDADQIVVLDGGRIAERGTHEELLGRDGRYAALIRRDAHRRTPVPAP is encoded by the coding sequence ATGAAACCCGACGAATCCACCTGGACGCCCCCACCCGACGCGGCCCCGGACCGGTCGCCCGGCGAGGTGCGCCGCATCCTCCGCCTCTTCCGTCCCTACCGCGGCCGGCTCGCCGTGGTCGGGCTGCTGGTCGGCGCCTCCTCCCTGGTGTCGGTCGCCTCCCCGTTCCTGCTGCGCGAGATCCTGGACACCGCCATCCCCCAGGGCCGCACGGGGCTGCTGACCCTGCTCGCGCTCGGCATGGTCCTCACCGCCGTGCTGAACAGCGTCTTCGGCGTCCTCCAGACCCTGATCTCGACGACCGTCGGCCAGCGCGTCATGCACGACCTGCGCACCGCCGTCTACGCCCAGCTCCAGCGGATGCCGCTCGCCTTCTTCACCCGCACCCGCACGGGCGAGGTGCAGTCCCGCATCGCCAACGACATCGGCGGTATGCAGGCGACGGTCACCTCCACGGCGACCTCGCTCGTCTCCAACCTCACCGCCGTCATCGCGACCGTCGTCGCCATGCTCGCGCTCGACTGGCGCCTCACCGTCGTCTCGCTGCTCCTGCTGCCGGTGTTCGTCGCGATCAGCCGCCGCGTCGGCCGGGAGCGGAAGCGGATCACCACCCAGCGCCAGAAGCAGATGGCCGCCATGGCCGCCACGGTGACCGAGTCCCTCTCGGTCAGCGGCATCCTCCTCGGCCGCACGATGGGCCGCTCCGACTCCCTCACCAAGGGGTTCACCGAGGAGTCCGAGCGCCTGGTCGACCTGGAGGTCCGCTCCAGCATGGCGGGCCGCTGGCGGATGGCCGTCATCGGCATCGTCATGGCCGCCATGCCCGCCGTCATCTACTGGTTCGCGGGCCTCACCGCCCCGCCGGGCTCCACCGCCGTCTCCATCGGCACACTGGTCGCCTTCGTCACGCTCCAGCAGGGGCTGTTCCGCCCGGCGGTGAGCCTGCTCTCGACCGGTGTCCAGATGCAGACCTCCCTGGCCCTGTTCCAGCGGATCTTCGAGTACCTGGACCTCACGGTGGACATCACCGAACCGGAGAAGCCCGTCCGGCTGGAGAAGATCCGCGGCGAGATCGCCTTCGAGAACGTCGACTTCCGCTACGACGCCACGAGCGGCCCCGCGCTCAGCGCCATCGACGTGACCGTTCCCGCGGGCCACAGCCTGGCGGTGGTCGGCCCGACCGGCTCCGGCAAGTCCACACTCAGCTATCTCGTGCCCCGCCTCTACGACGTCACCGGCGGCCGGGTCACGCTCGACGGGGTCGACGTCCGCGACCTGGACTTCGACACGCTGGCCCGGGCGGTCGGCGTGGTCTCCCAGGAGACCTACCTCTTCCACGCCTCCGTCGCCGACAACCTGCGCTTCGCCAAGCCGGGCGCCACCGACGAGGAGATCGAGGCCGCGGCCCGCGCCGCACAGATCCACGACCACATCGCCTCCCTGCCCGACGGCTACGACACCCTCGTCGGCGAGCGCGGCTACCGCTTCTCGGGCGGTGAGAAGCAGCGCCTCGCCATCGCCCGCACCATCCTCCGCGACCCGCCGGTGCTGATCCTCGACGAGGCGACCAGCGCGCTCGACACCCGTACGGAACACGCCGTGCAGGAAGCGATCGACGCACTCTCCGAGGGCCGTACCACCCTCACCATCGCGCACCGCCTCTCCACCGTCCGCGACGCGGACCAGATCGTCGTCCTGGACGGCGGCCGCATAGCCGAACGCGGTACGCACGAGGAGCTGCTCGGCCGGGACGGCCGGTACGCGGCCCTGATCCGCCGCGACGCGCACCGGCGGACACCGGTTCCGGCCCCCTGA
- a CDS encoding MarR family transcriptional regulator: MLAEQLLRLTRRLHRIQSRQLEPIGITPAQFRLLRTVASYDAAPRMADLAQRLDVVPRAVTTLVDALEASGRVRRAPDPDSRRVVRIEITDEGRATLRSLRNARRAAAEEILAPLTADQREVLGGLLSALVDGMPERRC; this comes from the coding sequence ATGCTCGCCGAGCAGCTGCTGCGGCTGACGCGCCGGCTGCACCGCATCCAGAGCCGTCAGCTGGAGCCGATCGGCATCACCCCGGCCCAGTTCCGGCTGCTGCGGACGGTCGCGAGCTACGACGCGGCCCCCCGGATGGCCGATCTCGCCCAGCGTCTGGACGTCGTCCCGCGCGCCGTGACGACCCTGGTCGACGCCCTGGAGGCGAGCGGGCGGGTCCGGCGCGCCCCCGATCCCGACAGCCGCCGGGTGGTGCGCATCGAGATCACCGACGAGGGGCGCGCCACGCTCCGCTCCCTGCGCAACGCGCGCCGGGCGGCCGCGGAGGAGATCCTGGCCCCGCTGACCGCCGACCAGCGCGAGGTGCTCGGCGGGCTGCTCTCCGCACTGGTCGACGGAATGCCGGAGCGCCGCTGCTGA
- a CDS encoding glycosyl hydrolase — MNDDARPGQTPQDLPPQHTGDNADRQAPSRRSVLWTTAGVAGAGLGLGALAPGTASAAGTAAPETAAAAEAATAAPTRQGRTMVDVPFERRSTVRVGIIGLGNRGDSMIDLFLAVPGVRVVAVCDPVRDKAEKAAAKVTAAGQPTPAVYAKGEHDYENLCRRGDIDFVYVVTPWELHFPMAKAAMLNGKHVGVECPVAMRLEELWQLVDLSERTRRHCMQLENCCYGKNEMRVLRMAHAGLFGDLLHGAGAYNHDLRELMFDPDYYEGPWRRLWHTRLRGDLYPNHGFGPVANYMDLNRGDRAVSITSVGTPALGLAEYRKEHMPPGDPSWKESYIGADRTISLVQTARGRVIRLEHDVSTPHPYSRINSLGGTRGVFEDYPERIYLEPTNTDHRWDDFKKYAEWDHWLWKEHANPPGGHGGMDYIMVFRLMQCMRLGLVPDFDVYDAALWTAPVPLSHLSIKAKGAPLPIPDFTRGAWKKARSGMDSEKPAA, encoded by the coding sequence ATGAACGACGACGCCCGGCCCGGACAGACACCGCAGGACCTCCCCCCGCAGCACACCGGTGACAACGCCGACCGGCAGGCCCCCAGCCGCCGTTCGGTGCTGTGGACCACGGCGGGCGTGGCCGGGGCCGGACTCGGCCTCGGCGCGCTGGCGCCGGGCACCGCGTCGGCCGCCGGGACCGCCGCCCCGGAAACCGCGGCCGCCGCGGAAGCCGCGACGGCGGCCCCCACCCGGCAGGGCCGCACGATGGTGGACGTCCCCTTCGAGCGGCGCTCGACCGTACGAGTCGGGATCATAGGTCTCGGCAACCGGGGCGACAGCATGATCGACCTCTTCCTCGCCGTCCCCGGCGTCCGGGTCGTGGCAGTCTGCGACCCCGTCCGGGACAAGGCGGAGAAGGCTGCGGCCAAGGTGACGGCCGCCGGGCAGCCCACCCCGGCCGTCTACGCCAAGGGGGAGCACGACTACGAGAACCTCTGCCGACGCGGGGACATCGACTTCGTCTATGTCGTGACGCCCTGGGAGCTGCACTTCCCGATGGCGAAGGCGGCGATGCTGAACGGCAAGCACGTGGGCGTGGAGTGCCCGGTCGCGATGCGGCTGGAGGAGCTCTGGCAGCTCGTCGACCTCTCCGAGCGCACCCGGCGGCACTGTATGCAGCTGGAGAACTGTTGTTACGGCAAGAACGAGATGCGGGTGCTCCGGATGGCGCACGCGGGCCTCTTCGGGGACCTGCTGCACGGCGCGGGGGCGTACAACCACGATCTGCGCGAGCTGATGTTCGACCCGGACTACTACGAGGGTCCCTGGCGGCGGCTCTGGCACACCCGGCTGCGCGGCGATCTCTACCCCAACCACGGGTTCGGGCCGGTCGCCAACTACATGGACCTCAACCGGGGCGACCGCGCCGTCTCCATCACCAGCGTCGGCACCCCCGCCCTCGGCCTCGCCGAGTACCGCAAGGAGCACATGCCCCCCGGTGACCCGAGCTGGAAGGAGTCGTACATCGGCGCCGACCGGACGATCAGCCTCGTGCAGACCGCCAGGGGCCGGGTGATCCGGCTGGAGCACGATGTGTCGACGCCGCACCCGTACTCCCGTATCAACAGCCTCGGCGGCACCCGGGGCGTCTTCGAGGACTACCCGGAGCGGATCTACCTGGAGCCCACGAACACGGACCACCGGTGGGACGACTTCAAGAAGTACGCCGAGTGGGACCACTGGCTCTGGAAGGAACACGCCAACCCGCCGGGCGGCCACGGCGGGATGGACTACATCATGGTGTTCCGGCTGATGCAGTGCATGCGGCTGGGCCTGGTCCCGGACTTCGACGTGTACGACGCGGCCCTCTGGACGGCCCCGGTGCCGCTGAGCCATCTCTCCATCAAGGCGAAGGGCGCCCCGCTGCCCATCCCGGACTTCACCCGGGGCGCGTGGAAGAAGGCCAGGTCCGGCATGGACTCGGAGAAGCCCGCCGCATGA